Proteins co-encoded in one Candidatus Atribacteria bacterium ADurb.Bin276 genomic window:
- the drrA_2 gene encoding Daunorubicin/doxorubicin resistance ATP-binding protein DrrA: MREYAIEIENLKKSFKQLAVLKGVNLTVKPGEVLTLLGPNGAGKTTIIRILSTLLKPDSGKVVVNGYNLKTQSQEIRQSIGLTGQYTAVDEYLTGFENLEMMGRLYHLSRSEIKQRVPKLLEQFDLIEAAHRPVKTYSGGMRRKLDLAAGLIASPPIVFLDEPTSSLDPRSRLAVWETIKKLVSKGITVFLTTQHLEEADTLADRVAVINGGRIIADDTPERLKNLVGKERLELVFKTSEDFARALIIIKGSELYHDQKANSVSLAVERGVIDIQEILNRMEKAGIQVETLTLRKPTLDDVFMHFTGRKAEEGEGLKA, encoded by the coding sequence GTGCGCGAGTACGCCATAGAAATAGAAAACCTTAAAAAATCCTTTAAACAATTAGCTGTACTCAAAGGAGTCAACTTAACCGTCAAACCAGGTGAGGTATTAACTTTACTGGGTCCCAACGGTGCTGGAAAAACAACAATTATCCGCATCTTAAGCACGTTATTGAAACCGGATAGCGGGAAGGTCGTCGTTAACGGTTATAATCTCAAAACCCAATCCCAGGAAATCCGTCAAAGCATTGGTCTTACTGGTCAATATACAGCTGTTGATGAATATCTCACCGGATTTGAAAACCTTGAAATGATGGGAAGACTCTACCATTTGAGCCGATCGGAAATAAAACAACGGGTTCCAAAATTGTTGGAACAGTTTGACCTTATTGAAGCAGCTCATCGGCCAGTAAAAACTTATTCAGGGGGGATGCGCCGTAAACTTGACTTAGCTGCTGGTTTAATTGCATCTCCTCCCATCGTTTTTTTAGATGAACCGACCAGTTCCCTTGATCCCCGCAGCCGTCTTGCTGTTTGGGAAACTATAAAAAAGTTAGTATCTAAAGGAATAACGGTTTTTTTAACTACCCAGCATTTGGAAGAAGCCGACACTTTAGCTGATCGAGTGGCGGTGATCAATGGTGGCCGTATTATCGCCGACGATACTCCGGAACGTTTAAAAAATCTAGTTGGAAAAGAGCGCTTGGAATTGGTTTTTAAAACATCCGAGGATTTTGCCCGAGCATTGATCATCATCAAAGGAAGCGAGCTGTACCATGACCAAAAAGCCAATTCAGTGAGTTTAGCTGTGGAAAGAGGAGTAATTGATATTCAAGAAATCTTGAATCGAATGGAGAAAGCTGGGATTCAGGTTGAGACTCTAACTCTTCGCAAACCAACTTTGGATGATGTCTTTATGCATTTTACCGGCCGTAAAGCTGAAGAAGGGGAGGGATTGAAGGCATGA
- a CDS encoding Creatinine amidohydrolase — MNKNDREIRFELLRPGQLIQERERCPLIFVPIAPLEYHGPHLPVGMDPINATFSALETCRRLGKGVVYPTIHCGTERERPAWMLESLGFKATDWVVGMDFPTALWKSHYSKEHLFGLILANEIQFLVDHDYKVIVIVNGHGAVNHQETIDRIAKDISHTTDALVVWNLTIPDEVLKDGLAGHADIYETSMMLYYQKFFGSDSIVDFSAIPDKSVPIHYPDFSIVDGAGFSKEPDPEKIVRTDPRNANEALGKELHEKIVGDFLNLTKAALKKKGFL; from the coding sequence ATGAACAAGAATGATCGGGAAATTCGATTTGAACTTCTTAGACCAGGGCAGTTAATACAAGAAAGAGAAAGATGTCCATTAATTTTTGTACCAATTGCACCCTTGGAGTACCACGGTCCCCATTTACCGGTAGGCATGGACCCAATAAATGCAACCTTTTCCGCTTTAGAAACCTGTAGAAGATTAGGGAAGGGAGTGGTGTATCCCACCATTCATTGTGGAACCGAAAGAGAACGGCCGGCGTGGATGCTGGAAAGTCTTGGTTTTAAGGCAACTGACTGGGTAGTAGGGATGGATTTCCCAACTGCTTTATGGAAAAGCCATTACTCCAAAGAACACCTTTTTGGACTTATTCTAGCCAATGAAATACAGTTTTTGGTTGACCATGATTACAAGGTGATAGTCATTGTAAACGGACATGGGGCAGTCAATCACCAGGAAACCATCGACCGAATTGCTAAAGATATTTCTCATACAACCGATGCTTTAGTGGTATGGAATTTAACCATTCCCGATGAAGTTCTCAAGGATGGTTTAGCCGGTCATGCTGATATCTATGAAACCTCAATGATGTTATATTATCAAAAGTTTTTTGGTTCAGATTCTATTGTGGATTTCTCGGCTATACCGGATAAAAGCGTACCAATTCATTATCCTGACTTTTCAATAGTAGATGGTGCAGGATTTAGCAAGGAACCCGATCCGGAAAAAATAGTCAGAACCGACCCCAGAAACGCGAACGAAGCTTTGGGCAAAGAACTCCACGAAAAAATTGTCGGGGATTTCTTAAATCTTACCAAAGCTGCCTTGAAGAAAAAAGGATTTCTATAA